One window from the genome of Saimiri boliviensis isolate mSaiBol1 chromosome 2, mSaiBol1.pri, whole genome shotgun sequence encodes:
- the ABHD4 gene encoding (Lyso)-N-acylphosphatidylethanolamine lipase isoform X1 produces the protein MADDLEQQPQGWLSSWLPTWRPTSMSQLKNVEARILQCLQNKFLARYVSLPNQNKIWTVTVSPEQKDRTPLVMVHGFGGGVGLWILNMDSLSARRTLHTFDLLGFGRSSRPAFPRDPEGAEDEFVTSIETWRETMGIPSMILLGHSLGGFLATSYSIKYPDRVKHLILVDPWGFPLRPTNPSEVPAPPTWVKAVASVLGRSNPLAVLRVAGPWGPGLVQRFRPDFKRKFADFFEDDTISEYIYHCNAQNPSGETAFKAMMESFGWARRPMLERIHLIRKDVPITMIYGANTWIDTSTGKKVKMQRPDSYVRDLEIEGASHHVYADQPHIFNAVVEEICDSVD, from the exons ATGGCTGATGATCTGGAGCAGCA ACCTCAAGGCTGGCTGAGTAGCTGGCTGCCAACGTGGCGCCCCACTTCCATGTCTCAGCTGAAGAATGTGGAAGCCAGGATCCTCCAGT GTCTCCAGAATAAGTTCCTGGCTAGATACGTGTCCCTCCCAAACCAGAATAAGATCTGGACGGTGACTGTGAGCCCTGAGCAAAAGGACCGCACCCCTCTGGTGATGGTGCATGGCTTTGGGGGCGGCGTGGGCCTCTGGATCCTCAACATGGACTCACTAAGTGCCCGCCGCACACTGCACACCTTCGATCTGCTTGGCTTTGGACGAAGCTCAAGGCCAGCATTCCCAAGAGACCCAGAGGGGGCTGAGGATGAGTTTGTGACCTCGATAGAGACATGGCGGGAAACCATGGGGATCCCCAGCATGATCCTCCTGGGACACAGTTTGGGAGGATTCCTGGCCACTTCTTACTCAATCAAGTACCCTGATAG AGTTAAACACCTCATCCTGGTGGACCCATGGGGGTTTCCCCTCCGACCAACTAACCCCAGTGAGGTCCCTGCACCCCCAACCTGGGTCAAAGCTGTGGCATCTGTCCTAGGACGTTCCAATCCATTGGCTGTTCTTCGAGTGGCTGGGCCCTGGG GGCCTGGCCTGGTGCAGCGATTCCGGCCGGACTTCAAACGCAAGTTTGCAGACTTCTTTGAAGATGACACCATATCAGAGTATATCTACCACTGCAATGCACAGAATCCCAG TGGTGAGACGGCATTCAAAGCCATGATGGAGTCCTTTGGCTGGGCCCGGCGCCCCATGCTGGAGCGAATTCACTTGATTCGAAAAGATGTGCCCATCACCATGATCTACGGGGCCAACACCTGGATAGATACCAGTACGGGAAAAAAGGTGAAGATGCAGCGGCCGGATTCCTATGTCCGAGACTTG
- the ABHD4 gene encoding (Lyso)-N-acylphosphatidylethanolamine lipase isoform X2 — MSQLKNVEARILQCLQNKFLARYVSLPNQNKIWTVTVSPEQKDRTPLVMVHGFGGGVGLWILNMDSLSARRTLHTFDLLGFGRSSRPAFPRDPEGAEDEFVTSIETWRETMGIPSMILLGHSLGGFLATSYSIKYPDRVKHLILVDPWGFPLRPTNPSEVPAPPTWVKAVASVLGRSNPLAVLRVAGPWGPGLVQRFRPDFKRKFADFFEDDTISEYIYHCNAQNPSGETAFKAMMESFGWARRPMLERIHLIRKDVPITMIYGANTWIDTSTGKKVKMQRPDSYVRDLEIEGASHHVYADQPHIFNAVVEEICDSVD; from the exons ATGTCTCAGCTGAAGAATGTGGAAGCCAGGATCCTCCAGT GTCTCCAGAATAAGTTCCTGGCTAGATACGTGTCCCTCCCAAACCAGAATAAGATCTGGACGGTGACTGTGAGCCCTGAGCAAAAGGACCGCACCCCTCTGGTGATGGTGCATGGCTTTGGGGGCGGCGTGGGCCTCTGGATCCTCAACATGGACTCACTAAGTGCCCGCCGCACACTGCACACCTTCGATCTGCTTGGCTTTGGACGAAGCTCAAGGCCAGCATTCCCAAGAGACCCAGAGGGGGCTGAGGATGAGTTTGTGACCTCGATAGAGACATGGCGGGAAACCATGGGGATCCCCAGCATGATCCTCCTGGGACACAGTTTGGGAGGATTCCTGGCCACTTCTTACTCAATCAAGTACCCTGATAG AGTTAAACACCTCATCCTGGTGGACCCATGGGGGTTTCCCCTCCGACCAACTAACCCCAGTGAGGTCCCTGCACCCCCAACCTGGGTCAAAGCTGTGGCATCTGTCCTAGGACGTTCCAATCCATTGGCTGTTCTTCGAGTGGCTGGGCCCTGGG GGCCTGGCCTGGTGCAGCGATTCCGGCCGGACTTCAAACGCAAGTTTGCAGACTTCTTTGAAGATGACACCATATCAGAGTATATCTACCACTGCAATGCACAGAATCCCAG TGGTGAGACGGCATTCAAAGCCATGATGGAGTCCTTTGGCTGGGCCCGGCGCCCCATGCTGGAGCGAATTCACTTGATTCGAAAAGATGTGCCCATCACCATGATCTACGGGGCCAACACCTGGATAGATACCAGTACGGGAAAAAAGGTGAAGATGCAGCGGCCGGATTCCTATGTCCGAGACTTG